One Coccinella septempunctata chromosome 1, icCocSept1.1, whole genome shotgun sequence DNA window includes the following coding sequences:
- the LOC123311487 gene encoding TBC1 domain family member 12-like isoform X1 — translation MKIEYLSRSCMLLDFVNIENEYEILAHDLIEDNCVLQCSSHSSDQSMGQKTERSSTEESKSKSLPDGFDNKQNVRGNSGLNDGYQNISCHCSTPYLLSDSWFKTWPEKCDKNRNTRMNSCRSCKRNEFKNTQLKINRREINSSLDESFENVTISHNGPATILSQSGRRKSSESNNNSNNNYNQNEQVSLENEASECNSSSDILRSDAVPINQFPSSNFHSDVKPCNYEVNTGCTSKRKLTSFLNRNVLLGWKPSDVPSSIGNFLKYFGSDNHPISSISHQNVASSSALFQYSRPPNVPAKSLEEEEKHREEYKAILAAAKRKEAMHSAIKKKLEKKQLLQEEGLANAAKYFAHKVLPNWESMKDNRKTRELWWQGLPSNVRGKVWSLAIGNELNLTQKLYEICLARAQEKLNAPKDEQRESINNQERSLDAIKLDISRTFPHLCIFQEGGPYSEILHSLLAAYVCYRPDVGYVQGMSYIAAILILNMEQDSAFICFANLLNQPLHLSAFTLNQKQMLAYFEAFHEVFNYNLPKLFTHFQKSGLTPDLYLLDWIYTIFAKAMPLDVACRIWDVFLRDGYEFIFRTALGILYLHQDILMKMDFLDGAQFLTRLPDNISSDNLFRSIQNISVNIGKMTFGQIVERQISMSTHWNEC, via the exons atgaaaattgaatatctctCTAGAAGCTGTATGCTCTTAGATTTCGTTAATATCGAAAACGAATATGAAATTTTAGCCCATGATTTAATTGAGGACAACTGTGTGTTGCAATGTAGCTCACATTCTTCAGATCAATCTATGGGTCAAAAAACTGAACGTTCATCAACAGAGGAATCAAAAAGTAAAAGCCTTCCTGACGGTTTCGATAATAAGCAAAATGTAAGAGGAAACTCAGGTTTAAATGATGGATATCAGAATATTTCCTGCCACTGTTCTACTCCTTATCTTTTAAGTGATTCATGGTTCAAAACCTGGCCAGAAAAATGTGATAAAAACAGAAATACTAGAATGAATTCATGTAGATCCTGCAAgagaaatgaatttaaaaatactCAGCTCAAAATAAATAGAAGAGAAATAAACTCTtcccttgatgaatcatttgAAAACGTAACTATATCTCACAATGGTCCAGCAACAATTTTGTCACAGTCAGGTAGACGAAAGAGTTCAGAAAGTAATAATAATTCAAACAACAATTACAACCAAAATGAACAAGTTTCCTTGGAAAATGAAGCCAGTGAATGCAATTCCTCGAGTGATATTTTAAGATCTGATGCAGTGCCTATAAATCAGTTTCCATCCAGCAATTTTCATTCAGATGTAAAACCATGTAACTATGAGGTTAACACAGGATGCACCTCCAAGAGAAAATTAACGAGTTTCCTCAACAG aaatgtGCTTCTTGGATGGAAGCCATCTGATGTTCCTTCATCCATTGGAAACTTCTTGAAATACTTTGGAAGTGATAATCATCCGATCTCATCTATTTCACATCAAAATGTAGCAAGTTCATCAGCATTATTTCAATACTCAAG ACCTCCGAATGTGCCTGCAAAATCTTTAGAAGAAGAGGAAAAACATAGAGAAGAATACAAAGCCATATTAGCTGCAGCCAAAAGAAAAGAAGCTATGCATTCTGCAATCAAGAAAAAGTTAGAAAAAAAGCAATTATTACAAGAAGAAGGCCTGGCTAATGCTGCTAAATACTTCGCTCATAAAGTTTTGCCAAACTGGGAATCTAT GAAAGATAATAGAAAAACTAGAGAATTATGGTGGCAAGGTCTCCCTTCGAATGTTAGAGGAAAAGTTTGGAGTTTGGCAATAGGCAACGAATTGAATCTGACTCAAAAGCTATATGAGATATGTTTAGCAAGAGCACAAGAAAAATTGAACGCCCCAAAAGATGAACAAAGAGAGTCAATCAATAATCAGGAACGAAGTCTGGATGCTATAAAATTGGATATCTCGAGAACATTTCCTCATCTTTGTATATTTCAAGAAGGTGGACCATACTCGGAAATTCTACATTCTCTCTTAGCTGCTTACGTATGTTACAGACCCGATGTGGGTTATGTCCAAGGGATGTCGTACATTGCTGCCATCTTGATCCTCAACATGGAGCAGGACAGTGCCTTTATCTGTTTCGCCAATTTATTAAATCAGCCACTCCATCTATCAGCATTTACATTGAATCAAAAACAGATGTTAGCTTATTTTGAAGCTTTTCACGAAGTGTTCAACTACAACCTACCTAAATTATTCACGCATTTTCAAAAATCAGGTCTCACTCCTGATTTGTACCTGTTGGACTGGATTTATACAATTTTCGCTAAAGCTATGCCCTTGGATGTTGCCTGTCGAATATGGGATGTGTTCCTCAGAGATGGATACGAGTTTATTTTCAGGACAGCTTTGG GTATACTATATTTACATCAAGATATCCTTATGAAAATGGATTTCCTGGATGGTGCCCAGTTTCTTACTCGACTACCTGACAATATTTCTTCTGACAATTTATTCAGGAGTATTCAAAATATATCTGTAAATATTGGTAAAATGACTTTTGGTCAAATTGTTGAAAGACAAATCTCGATGAGTACACATTGGAATGAATGCTAA
- the LOC123311487 gene encoding TBC1 domain family member 12-like isoform X2 yields the protein MNSCRSCKRNEFKNTQLKINRREINSSLDESFENVTISHNGPATILSQSGRRKSSESNNNSNNNYNQNEQVSLENEASECNSSSDILRSDAVPINQFPSSNFHSDVKPCNYEVNTGCTSKRKLTSFLNRNVLLGWKPSDVPSSIGNFLKYFGSDNHPISSISHQNVASSSALFQYSRPPNVPAKSLEEEEKHREEYKAILAAAKRKEAMHSAIKKKLEKKQLLQEEGLANAAKYFAHKVLPNWESMKDNRKTRELWWQGLPSNVRGKVWSLAIGNELNLTQKLYEICLARAQEKLNAPKDEQRESINNQERSLDAIKLDISRTFPHLCIFQEGGPYSEILHSLLAAYVCYRPDVGYVQGMSYIAAILILNMEQDSAFICFANLLNQPLHLSAFTLNQKQMLAYFEAFHEVFNYNLPKLFTHFQKSGLTPDLYLLDWIYTIFAKAMPLDVACRIWDVFLRDGYEFIFRTALGILYLHQDILMKMDFLDGAQFLTRLPDNISSDNLFRSIQNISVNIGKMTFGQIVERQISMSTHWNEC from the exons ATGAATTCATGTAGATCCTGCAAgagaaatgaatttaaaaatactCAGCTCAAAATAAATAGAAGAGAAATAAACTCTtcccttgatgaatcatttgAAAACGTAACTATATCTCACAATGGTCCAGCAACAATTTTGTCACAGTCAGGTAGACGAAAGAGTTCAGAAAGTAATAATAATTCAAACAACAATTACAACCAAAATGAACAAGTTTCCTTGGAAAATGAAGCCAGTGAATGCAATTCCTCGAGTGATATTTTAAGATCTGATGCAGTGCCTATAAATCAGTTTCCATCCAGCAATTTTCATTCAGATGTAAAACCATGTAACTATGAGGTTAACACAGGATGCACCTCCAAGAGAAAATTAACGAGTTTCCTCAACAG aaatgtGCTTCTTGGATGGAAGCCATCTGATGTTCCTTCATCCATTGGAAACTTCTTGAAATACTTTGGAAGTGATAATCATCCGATCTCATCTATTTCACATCAAAATGTAGCAAGTTCATCAGCATTATTTCAATACTCAAG ACCTCCGAATGTGCCTGCAAAATCTTTAGAAGAAGAGGAAAAACATAGAGAAGAATACAAAGCCATATTAGCTGCAGCCAAAAGAAAAGAAGCTATGCATTCTGCAATCAAGAAAAAGTTAGAAAAAAAGCAATTATTACAAGAAGAAGGCCTGGCTAATGCTGCTAAATACTTCGCTCATAAAGTTTTGCCAAACTGGGAATCTAT GAAAGATAATAGAAAAACTAGAGAATTATGGTGGCAAGGTCTCCCTTCGAATGTTAGAGGAAAAGTTTGGAGTTTGGCAATAGGCAACGAATTGAATCTGACTCAAAAGCTATATGAGATATGTTTAGCAAGAGCACAAGAAAAATTGAACGCCCCAAAAGATGAACAAAGAGAGTCAATCAATAATCAGGAACGAAGTCTGGATGCTATAAAATTGGATATCTCGAGAACATTTCCTCATCTTTGTATATTTCAAGAAGGTGGACCATACTCGGAAATTCTACATTCTCTCTTAGCTGCTTACGTATGTTACAGACCCGATGTGGGTTATGTCCAAGGGATGTCGTACATTGCTGCCATCTTGATCCTCAACATGGAGCAGGACAGTGCCTTTATCTGTTTCGCCAATTTATTAAATCAGCCACTCCATCTATCAGCATTTACATTGAATCAAAAACAGATGTTAGCTTATTTTGAAGCTTTTCACGAAGTGTTCAACTACAACCTACCTAAATTATTCACGCATTTTCAAAAATCAGGTCTCACTCCTGATTTGTACCTGTTGGACTGGATTTATACAATTTTCGCTAAAGCTATGCCCTTGGATGTTGCCTGTCGAATATGGGATGTGTTCCTCAGAGATGGATACGAGTTTATTTTCAGGACAGCTTTGG GTATACTATATTTACATCAAGATATCCTTATGAAAATGGATTTCCTGGATGGTGCCCAGTTTCTTACTCGACTACCTGACAATATTTCTTCTGACAATTTATTCAGGAGTATTCAAAATATATCTGTAAATATTGGTAAAATGACTTTTGGTCAAATTGTTGAAAGACAAATCTCGATGAGTACACATTGGAATGAATGCTAA
- the LOC123315505 gene encoding uncharacterized protein LOC123315505, with protein MEKSDKRKFCPCFTCRCTKFVPVTTPRYNKAGVVKNIWMSDLKIYNEHRKRCFYARPKIDTKPPLLDLGTKIKPLLLYNDAYCAAHLDQQNKQLMKRLIEIERLGGLTDCVNSQINFHMSNWNYHKANMHRIQKENKEFHRRIAAVTSLYKYNPKEWKHFVQALKKDAHYPLIVFAKKDLDKEIKTQPSISTGLPTISNHVECFIDFTVENGEYLGRIILELYQEIAPLQCQNFLDFCESYSEQTTKNNIIIQRIVKDRYLESCFITNNRADIMHRKRNKKSPVVHQVHKLKHTRTGTISMIKDEKRMNNLKICITLCPMPQLDRTNVVFGKVTKGIGVLMKINGYSRKIGKPLETISISDCGKMPECICHKKMVECKPY; from the exons ATGGAAAAATCTGATAAGAGAAAGTTTTGTCCATGTTTCACATGTCGATGTACAAAATTCGTGCCTGTTACAACACCCAGATATAATAAAGCTGGTGTCGTCAAAAATATTTGGATGAGCGATTTGAAAATATATAATGAGCACAGGAAAAGG TGCTTTTATGCACGACCAAAAATAGATACGAAACCACCACTCTTGGATCTGGGCACGAAAATCAAACCCCTCCTTCTATACAACGATGCTTATTGCGCTGCACATTTAGACCAACAAAATAAGCAGCTTATGAAGCGTTTAATAGAAATAGAAAGACTTGGG GGACTTACTGATTGTGTAAACAGTCAAATAAACTTTCATATGTCCAATTGGAATTATCATAAAGCGAATATGCATAGGATACAGAAAGAAAATAAGGAATTCCACCGGAGAATTGCAGCGGTC ACATCACTTTATAAATATAACCCGAAGGAATGGAAACATTTCGTGCAAGCCTTAAAAAAAGACGCACATTATCCATTAATAGTTTTCGCGAAGAAGGATTTGGACAAGGAAATTAAAACCCAGCCCTCTATCAGCACTGGATTACCTACAATTTCAAATCATGTTGA gtgtttcattgatttcactgtAGAGAATGGAGAATATCTTGGTAGGATTATTCTCGAGCTATACCAAGAGATAGCTCCTCTACAATGTCAGAACTTCCTTGATTTTTGTGAGAGTTACAGTGAACAAACTACTAAGAATAATATCATAATACAAAGAATTGTCAAAGATCGATATCTGGAAAGCTGTTTCATAACGAATAATCGAGCTGACATCATGCATCGGAAACGAAATAAAAAATCTCCCGTTGTTCATCAGGTCCACAAATTGAAACATACCAGGACAG GCACTATATCGATGATCAAAGACGAGAAACGAATGAATAATCTGAAAATATGTATAACACTTTGTCCAATGCCTCAGTTAGACAGGACAAATGTAGTTTTCGGAAAAGTTACGAAAGGTATCGGTGTGCTGATGAAAATTAATGGTTACAGTCGTAAAATCGGTAAACCCTTAGAAACAATATCTATATCCGATTGTGGAAAAATGCCCGAATGTATTTGTCACAAAAAGATGGTTGAATGCAAACCTTACTGA
- the LOC123318627 gene encoding RNA polymerase-associated protein Rtf1 has product MAKRKNQAPIYSDGSDNSDNDMDSELLNLAKKKNRKRKSPPSKAISDSESDHETAKKSKLSPKYSDSDSDGNESNSEPEEGEVSDSSSSEEEFNDGYDDQMMGDEEDRAHLASLTEKERETELFKRIERREEMKTRFEINKKLRQAKKAERAKDKSTKKHKEKRVKEKKEEPTKKYEKDSDNDEDQSDLQTDFSSIDHKERSKERKKNIEENRGRVDKRVNAMAELKARREDKQKREEAEEKKKEEQRKKDEKEAEEKKTKLKASDIYSDDSDSDSGDENSKEKSRQSPASVRSRSRSSSSSSSSENEEIVEEKTQIYVPTREEVNLIRLSRHKLERFVHMPFFDRIVKGCFVKIGIGQQGSMSIYRVAEVIGVYETVKVYVLGNTRTNKGVRVRHGNQDRVFRLEFISNQEFSDAEYHKWVEATTAAGQAFPTKQHIEQKQADIKEAIHYEFNEQDIERIIREKERFKQNPFNYAMKKTELMKERESALCRGDEDLARELSQKLAELEERASHLDKVRTSTISSISYINDRNRKRNIEEAEKAIMAELKANKGKKVDDPFTRRSTKPTMNFRPQTETATVPASEPEEAPVQKEAPKPKAKPAQVTHDDLFSAHDFDIKIDLELPLPANPVMVMPKAVTNDLAPRRSLNLEAYKKKRGLI; this is encoded by the exons ATGGCTAAGCGTAAGAATCAAGCCCCAATCTACAGCGATGGAAGTGATAATTCAGATAATGATATGGATTCC GAATTACTGAATTTGGCTAAAAAGAAAAATAGGAAACGAAAATCGCCTCCTTCCAAAGCAATTTCTGATTCTGAGTCTGATCATGAAACTGCTAAAAAATCTAAATTAAGCCCTAAATACTCGGATTCAGATAGTGATGGCAATGAAAGCAATTCAGAACCTGAAGAAGGTGAAGTTTCGGACTCTAGTTCTTCTGAAGAAGAATTCAATGATGGATATGACGATCAGATGATGGGGGATGAAGAAGATAGAGCACACTTGGCCAGTTTAactgaaaaagagagagaaaCTGAGTTATTCAAACGTATAGAGAGAAGAGAAGAGATGAAAACTAG gtttgaaataaacaaaaagttgaggcaGGCTAAGAAGGCTGAAAGAGCAAAGGATAAGTCTACGAAGAAACATAAAGAAAAGAGAGTGAAAGAAAAGAAGGAAGAGCctacaaaaaaatatgaaaaagattCTGATAATGACGAAGATCAAAGTGATCTCCAGACTGATTTCAGTTCCATTGATCACAAAGAACGAAGTAAGGAGAGAAAAAagaatattgaagaaaacagaGGTAGGGTAGATAAGCGTGTCAATGCAATGGCAGAATTGAAAGCGAGAAGGGAAGACAAACAAAAACGTGAAGAAGCAGAGgagaagaaaaaagaagaacaaagGAAAAAAGACGAGAAGGAGGCTGAGGAGAAGAAAACAAAGTTAAAAGCCTCAGATATTTATTCAGATGATAGTGATAGCGATTCAGGAGATGAAAATTCTAAGGAAAAATCAAGACAATCACCTGCCTCTGTACGATCAAGATCACGTTCCTCCTCTAGTTCTAGTTCTagcgaaaatgaagaaattgtaGAAGAGAAAACTCAGATATATGTGCCAACAAGAGAGGAAGTAAATTTAATTCGCTTATCAAGGCATAAACTAGAAAGATTTGTTCACATGCCTTTCTTTGATAGAATAGTGAAAGGCTGTTTTGTTAAAATTGGCATTGGTCAACAGGGAAGTATGTCCATTTATAGAGTTGCAGAAGTGATAGGAGTTTATGAAACTGTTAAAGTGTATGTGCTAGGAAATACAAGAACAAATAAG GGTGTGAGAGTTAGACATGGTAATCAAGACAGAGTATTCAGACTagaattcatttcaaatcaagaATTTAGTGATGCAGAATATCATAAATGGGTAGAAGCTACAACGGCAGCTGGACAAGCTTTTCCTACTAAACAGCATATAGAGCAGAAACAAGCAGACATCAAAGAAGCAATACATTATGAATTTAATGAACAGGATATTGAACGAATT ATCAGGGAAAAAGAAAGATTCAAACAGAATCCTTTCAATTATGCAATGAAGAAAACTGAACTCATGAAAGAAAGAGAATCTGCACTTTGCCGAGGAGACGAAGATTTAGCAAGGGAGCTCAGTCAAAAGTTGGCTGAGTTGGAAGAAAGAGCATCTCATCTGGATAAAGTGAGAACGTCAACAATATCTAGTATTTCTTATATCAACGATCGTAATAGGAAAAGAAATATTGAGGAAGCAGAAAAAGCTATCATGGCTGAACTCAAAGCTAATAAGGGAAAAAAG GTGGATGATCCATTTACCAGACGTTCTACAAAGCCTACCatgaacttcagaccacaaacTGAAACTGCAACAGTCCCTGCTTCGGAACCCGAAGAGGCTCCTGTACAAAAAGAAGCACCTAAGCCAAAAGCCAAACCAGCTCAAGTTACTCATGACGACCTTTTCTCCGCTCATGACTTCGACATCAAAATTGACCTTGAATTACCTTTGCCAG CCAATCCAGTAATGGTGATGCCTAAAGCAGTAACGAATGATTTAGCTCCAAGGAGGAGTCTCAACCTTGAAGCATACAAGAAGAAAAGGGGTCTTATATAG